In the genome of Xyrauchen texanus isolate HMW12.3.18 chromosome 33, RBS_HiC_50CHRs, whole genome shotgun sequence, one region contains:
- the calm2b gene encoding calmodulin 2b, (phosphorylase kinase, delta), protein MADQLTEEQIAEFKEAFSLFDKDGDGTITTKELGTVMRSLGQNPTEAELQDMINEVDADGNGTIDFPEFLTMMARKMKDTDSEEEIREAFRVFDKDGNGYISAAELRHVMTNLGEKLTDEEVDEMIREADIDGDGQVNYEEFVQMMTAK, encoded by the exons ATG GCTGATCAACTCACAGAGGAGCAAATCGCTG AGTTCAAAGAGGCTTTCTCGCTATTTGACAAAGATGGCGATGGCACCATCACAACCAAAGAGCTGGGCACTGTCATGCGCTCCCTTGGCCAGAACCCTAcagaggcggagctgcaggataTGATCAATGAGGTGGATGCAGATG GTAATGGAACAATAGATTTCCCTGAGTTCCTGACAATGATGGCAAGAAAGATGAAGGACACTGACAGTGAAGAGGAGATCAGAGAAGCTTTCCGTGTCTTTGATAAG GACGGAAACGGATATATCAGTGCTGCTGAGCTGCGCCATGTGATGACAAACTTGGGTGAGAAGTTAACAGATGAGGAGGTGGATGAAATGATTAGAGAAGCAGACATTGATGGAGATGGTCAAGTCAATTATGAAG AATTTGTACAGATGATGACAGCGAAGTGA